The following nucleotide sequence is from Podospora bellae-mahoneyi strain CBS 112042 chromosome 1 map unlocalized CBS112042p_1, whole genome shotgun sequence.
TCTGGCGTGGTTTGCTTTGAGGGCTTGGGCTTTTTCGAGACAATTTGGGACGGCCGGCAGGAAAATATGAACAAGCGATGAACTTATTCTCTTTCCGGGAGGCGCGCACATTATGCCCGATTTCTACATGTGATTGTGGAAGTCATAGGAACAGTTCTGAAAAACTGAATTGAAATCCGCCAATGAACTTGACAACAGCACAAGTCTGGCTATGATACCCAAAAAAAATCGGAAGATGACCGACCCTCTTGGTTTGCGGATTTAAACGACTTGGACTGGCCTAGCCGGAGCcgtgggaaaaaaaaaccgagTGCTCTCCTTGGGGGGAGTAAGTCCGCGCATAGCTAGTGATCCGCCTGAATTGATGTCATGAAAGTAGCCGTGTCCTGGAACTATCAGCGTGCTCGTGAAAGCCAGAGGAAAGTGCGTGAGCGATCCAGATTCAGCCACACCCAGTCGTCAAGGTGCTTGATAGCTGACCGGCCGATCGAATTGGAACAGTAGAATGGATCCATGCTACTGATTTCTTGGATGGTGCCCGTCTTCTGAAGAATACTCTCCTATGTAGAAGGATGGTATACATTGATACTAACCCTTTGTCAAAAACCGGCATTGTTAAATAGTATCCAAGAAAGCCTCGAGGGGATATGAAAACTCGTTGGATGGAGGGTCCTGAGCAGCAGAAATCAATACTTGATATGATATGTTTGACTTGTTCCGAATACATAAACGCCAACAGCTTTAACACCACTTGGCACATAAATCGTCGAGCCTGTCAGTCAGGTCAACCCCAAAATATCTTTTTGCTCAAAGTGATATTAATTATCATCCCCCTCTAACAAAACCCTACAGCAAAAAAGCTACCCACCTACGCCTAACCCTCCTCAATGGAAaaaaacccctcctccgtTTTAAGAACCAGATTCTCAATTTCCCTAGGTAGTAATTCCCATCCCAatacaaaaacaacaagTACACACATCCTAACAAAATGTTATTCCAATCCCCCATCAAGACCCTACTCACCCCTCCTGAAACGCCTCCCCAAaagcccctcccccaatgtcatcatccatcaccaaatcatccccctcctccccacctccaacccccacgCTCCCACTCTCATAACTAGCCAGCGCATCCCCCGCCGTGTCCAGATCTCCCATCGAACTAAAGTCGTTCCCGTCCGGACTCGCCCCAAACCCCGATCCTCCTACCACACCCATCCCCGGCGTCGGCGCAGCAGAAGGCGGTTTGCTAGGCGGGATgatcccccctcccgtcgtcgtggaagaaggagcacCTCCCCCAGGATGAACAACAACCCACTCCCCACTTCCCGTCCCCTGATCCGGTGCCGTGGCCGTGGTCGTCGggagttgtggttgttgcagTTTACCAGCATCCTCCATCTTTGTATCCCCCCCAGCAGGCTGTGAAGTAACAGTATTAGGGTTGGGAGATGGGTGGCCAACATCTGACCCCGTACCCGACAACCCCCCCGGTTGGGGAGTAGGAAAACTGTTCATAGGAGTAGACGTGCTCGAAAACCCAGAGTGCATCTGATCCAGCAAACCAGCCGCCGTGCCGCCCATGTCGATATCACTATCCCCAATCAAAACCCCGCTAGCCTGAGAGCCATTGTGTGACGGGTCGCGAGAAAGCCCAACCGCCTCGGGGACAAGCCCCTGCGGTGGCGCGATAATCTCCGGCTCAGGAGCAAGCTGTTGATAACCACCATCCTGAACCCTGCTGACTTCAGGGACAGTGACCGCCTTGGTGCCGAGCAGcttctcaacatcagccGTAATCTCCTCGATCGACCGGGATGGTTTCTTGTTGtagctctcctcctcctcctcaccctccactcTCCCCTCAAGCCGCCAGGGCTCACTCCCCACCCCCTGCGTAGCAGCCCTCAGCTCAGCCTCAGCATCCCTAATCGCAGTATTCTGCTTAAACTCTCCCATCCTCTTCTCATGCTGCGCCTTCAATTTCTGAATCTCGGCCTGAACCTCCGCAATCTTGGCCTGAGCTCTCTCCCGCATCTTGTCAGCCAACCCCGGCTCAAGACGCCCGGTATAAGGCTTCTTAGGCAACTGCTCCAAAACATCCCCACTCTGCGCCTCAAAAATCCCCTCCGTAAGCGAAGCGAGCGCGCCCTTct
It contains:
- a CDS encoding uncharacterized protein (EggNog:ENOG503NV10; COG:S), whose amino-acid sequence is MSDPSHNVHQDLLPHVHLISTFRYPLMSRVELNDVTKWLMQAPSIARDKAPFYWTYLDCPADSTIFLMWQPTARRGNEFSSDGYYWASPEVMLSNPLNNGLVLEIYFQKCGWRAGEQITMHSRRRFRLAHARDAQVTNPPQIDPNLWIVHYGPSENQDRYPTGSFGVPPQIQSIMNNRQHLFQLGQIVRKEFMLSDRVNWPQIPFPQRGQSIYVPPMQQQPMNTRTAYLGGPGGPGQPPSKRRGQQAQPGHPMGAGYPSADGALDDDEDVHRGDMFDHLSPREMSMHRYQQNHEWMEEILSSPYRIGQLEVSDLGLGKKGALASLTEGIFEAQSGDVLEQLPKKPYTGRLEPGLADKMRERAQAKIAEVQAEIQKLKAQHEKRMGEFKQNTAIRDAEAELRAATQGVGSEPWRLEGRVEGEEEEESYNKKPSRSIEEITADVEKLLGTKAVTVPEVSRVQDGGYQQLAPEPEIIAPPQGLVPEAVGLSRDPSHNGSQASGVLIGDSDIDMGGTAAGLLDQMHSGFSSTSTPMNSFPTPQPGGLSGTGSDVGHPSPNPNTVTSQPAGGDTKMEDAGKLQQPQLPTTTATAPDQGTGSGEWVVVHPGGGAPSSTTTGGGIIPPSKPPSAAPTPGMGVVGGSGFGASPDGNDFSSMGDLDTAGDALASYESGSVGVGGGEEGDDLVMDDDIGGGAFGEAFQEG